The nucleotide window ACTCACCGCGACCGGAGTGGAGCTTCTCCAAGCACTACGAGGCGCCTGGAGACAGTACAAGGACGAGATGGACACCCTAGTGGGAGGCCCTTAGATGGAAATAGACCAAGCCGCAAAGAGACTGCTCGAGGACTACGCCGACTCCGTCGCGAGGCGCTCTGGGCTACCTGACCGCGAGCGATTGGACGCAAGACTCGAACTCTACTCGCACCTCTTCGACGTCGCCTCCACGCGTGTCTCGGCCGAAGGCGGCTCGATAATAACGCAAGACCACGCTAGACTCGCGATCCACTCGTTAGGGACCCCGGATGAAGTGGACGCCGCCTTCTTCGCCCCGAAACGGGCGAAACTCGAAAGGGCCCCGTTCACGCCCCGCGCGATCGCGTACCTCATCGACTTCGTCATCGTCGCCATCGCGACCGGACTCGTCGTCCGACCGCTCGTGAGCATCATCCTCGACCCCGTAGGTTACTCGTGCTCGATCGACCCCTTCCAGTTCCGCTGCAGCGCCGGTACGCCGATCCTCGGGGCGTTCCGGGGCGCCGACGAGCTCTTCGGCATACTCTACTTCGCGCTCATCTTCGCGGCCTTCGAGGCGACCCGGGGACAGACGCCCGGAAAGATCGTCATGCAACTGCGCACCGCAACGGAGCACGGCGGCCCCGTTGGCTGGAAGGCGGCGTTCATCAGGAACTTCACGAAAGGGTTCCCGCCGCTCGTCCTCGCGGACACGCTCCTCGGTCACTTCGCGTTCGGTGACAAGAAGGAGCGCGTCTCCGACAGGTACGCCGGGACCGTCGTCGTAAGGGAGGTGCGGTGATGACGCGCGGAATTGTCACCGACATGGCGTTGGCCATTTTTCTCTCGGGATGCGTGGGACCGGCGCCGCCACAAGACGGCGCGGCAAGCGGCCGAGGCGGACCCGAAGCCCGCGCGGCAATGCCATGACGGCGCGAAACCGTTCTCGCATCGTCGCCGGTGCTTTGCTCGTCTTTCTCATCGCCGGTTTCGCCGGGCTCTACTACGCTGACCTCGCGATGGAGCGTTGGCGGCCTTGGCAAAACGATCGGGACTCCGAACACGTCCCGCCGGGGTGGACGTGGCCGGTGCTCATTGGCCTTGGCCTCGTTCTCGGCTTGGCCGTGGTCCTCATCATGGGAATCGTCGCCTTGGTGATGGTGCTTGCGTTCTTTTCTCCGTTTCTTCTCCTAATCGGCGTCGTTTGGCTCCTCACCCGGGATGGGCGGCGTCAGCCGCGGCCCGCGGATCATGGCTGGAGCAGCAAGCTGCCGTAGGACCTTGCGAAGAAGGATGCCGCGCGTTCGGCGAGAACAGGGCCTTGGATCACGGTTCTCTAATCGGACCGCCCCAGGAGGAAATCGCGCCTTCTACTTCCCACCGTTCTTGTCCACACTCGGGCCCCCGAGCGATAGCCCGCCCGTCTGCCTGACGTACATGATCTTCGAAAGGCGCGCGGTGCCGCCTGCCGAGCCGTCCACGTATGCCATGTGGATGAGGCCGTCCTTGTCGGCCTGTATCTGGAAGAAGTCGAGGAGGTTACGTGCGTTTCCGCACGCACTCCCGCGCATGCAGACAGGCCCGTACTGGATGAGTTCGGGGCTTGCCGCGGATTCGACCCACGTCGCGTCGTCGTCCAACCCGTTCTCGGTGATCGCGAGAATCGTGTACCACTCGCCGAGCACTTTCTCCGGGTGTCCGACGAAGGCCGTACCATAGAAGGAGAGCGCGACCTTGCCGGCAGCCCCAGCGGTGAGCCACGGGAGAAGGTAGGTCCCCGGGTTGTTGTTCACTTTCTGCGGCGGCGACCACGTGGCGCCCTTGTCCGACGAGTGGGATATCCAGATGCTCAGGCCGCCGTTCGAATCCGTCTCGTCGCTCCACGCCGTGTAGACGTTACCGCCCGCGTCGGCCGTTACGACGGTGAAGATGTGGCAGGGGAAGCAAAACGACGTGTTCGTCTCGCCGTTACGCTTCGCGACGTTATGCCACACGAACGTCTTTCCCATGTCCGTCGACGTCGCAACCCCGGGGCCGTCGTCGTTGCATCCTGCAAGATAGAGCGTGCCGTCGGGGGCCCGTGCCAGATTGCCTCTGAAACAATCGTCTTCGGGGATGATGGTCCGGCCGGAGAACGTCTTTCCCCCGTCGAAAGAGTGTGTCACCGTCGCTCCGTCGCGTCCGTTGAAGCCGAGCCACACGTGGTCCGCCCCGTCGACGACGAGCCATTGGCGATCCGCCGAGTAGGGCGCTCCGATCGGGAGGCCGGGCGCGGCGACTGGCAGCGCGGGCGGGGAAACGGGGTAGAACGAGGCCGGGTTCGGCTGCGCCGGGTACTGCGCTCCACCGGGGTTCGTGAACCAAGTCTTTCCGCCGTCGTGGCTTGAGGAAACGGTCTCGCCGCTTCCCCCTTGCTGGTCAGAGAAATAGATGGTGTCCTCGCCGGTGACCGCTACGTCGGAGTCGCCGCCGCCAACCGTGTATATGCTACCGGGATCGGAGAGCGCGCCCATCTGGTCGCTTCGGACATCGTGGTGGATCTTGATCCGCGTGAAACTCATGCCGCCATCCATCGACTGCCACAACGATTCTTGGGGACCCGTGGGCGCGGCGACGTAGATCGTGCCCTTGGGGCTCACCGCGATCGAAGGCTCGCCGGTGCGTTTTTCGGCATCGACAAGGACCGGCGTCCCGAATTGGAGAGGCGCCTGTGTCCCGACCGGGACGGGAGAGCCCAAGATGGGCAGGGTGACGTTTCGTAGCGTGAGGCGCGCGGCGAAATCCACGGGGACGGCGTCGCCGATCCGTGAGATGGCGCTCACGCGGAGGCGCCAGTCACGCACTTCGGAACGATCCCCGTAAAGTGTCGCCCAGCATTCGCCGGCCCGTGCATTCCGGCCGATCGACGGCGCGCCGCACCAGGTCGTCCCGGACTCGTTGAGGACCCGGAAGCCTAGCGTCGCGGCACCGTCCATCCACGTGAGGTTTCCTTGGACGATGGTCACGTCCGGGGGAAGGGTGAAGTCGAGGTCGACGTAGTTCAACGGGTCATCCGGTAGCCTTGGTTTCGAAACGCTCGAAGGGATCGGGACGGGAAGCGGGACCGGGGTCGGCCCAGTGTCCGGCCGCCAGATCGCGGCCGGTGGCGTCACCTTGCCGCTCCAGACGAGTACGACGGAGTCGCCGACGACCGAGATCTGTGCCCCGACGGCCTCGACGACGGGGGCGAGGTTCACGGGTAGCGACGTGTCCGTGGGCGTCATGGAACTTGTCGGCGAGACGCAGCCCGCGAGGCTCACGCCAAGAAGCGGCAAAACGATCGCAAGCGTGGACAGTCCCCGGACGTTCTTCCCCATGGTACGCCTCTTCAAGAGAAGAGCCGTTGGAGCCTTATCATTGTTCATGTATGAGGGTTGGTCAATCGAAGGCAAGAAAGGGCCTGGGCGCAGAGAATCCGTTGCTGTGACGTGATCCTCTGGCAATCGGGGCGTGCTCTACCCGACGATCTCCGGCCTTCTTCAAAAGAGCGTCTTTTGCAACCTGTGCTTCTCCCCAGGTATCTCCACGGGGTACTCGCCCGTGAGACATCCGAGGCACAAGTCGCCATTGTCCATGCCGATGGACCTTACGAGACCTTCGACCGAAAGGTAGGCAAGCGAGTCGGCTCCGATGAACGCCGCTATCTCTTTTTCGCTCCTCGACGCGGCGATGAGTTGTTCGCGGGTCGGCATGTCGACGCCGAGATAGCAAGGCGACTTTATCGGAGGCGAGCCGATCCTAAGATGCACTTCCTTCGCACCCGCCTCACGTAAGAGCGTGACGATGCGTCGCGTCGTCGTGCCGCGCACGATCGAATCATCGACGAGCACGACGCGTTTTCCTTTGATGACAGAAGGCACGGGGTTGAGCTTCAACTTCACGCCGATGTCGCGCGCCTGCTGTTCCGGCATGATGAAGGTGCGGTGGATGTAACGGTTCTTCATCAGGCCCTCCATGAACGGGATGCCGCTCTTGCGGGCGAACCCCAGCGCGTGCGTGCGGCCGGAGTCCGGGACGGGAACGACCACGTCGGCCCGTGCCGGGGCCTCCTCTGCGAGGATCTCGCCCAAGCGGATGCGCACGTCGTGGACGTTCTTCCCGTCCATGACGCTGTCCGCGCGGGCGAAGTAGACGAACTCGAACTGGCAATGGGCCGTCGATTCGGCGGCTGTCCCGGGAAACGCCTTCAACCCCTCCTCCGAGATCTCCACGATCTCGCCCGGTTCCATGTCCCGCAGGAACTTCGCGGAGACAACGTCGAGTGCGACACTCTCGGAAGCTGCGACGAATCCGCCATCGGGAAGCTCCCCGATGCAAAGCGGCCGTATCGCGTGAGGGTCGCGCACCGCATAGACGCGGTCCTTGAACAGGATGATGAACGAGTAAGCACCCGAGAGCCGCTTCATGACGCTTCGGATCGCCCGAACGACGTTCCCCGTCTCCGACAATTCGTTCGCGATCATGCGGACCGCGACCTCCGAGTCGCTCGAAGTCTGGAACGCCCAACCTTTGGCTTTCAGTTCCTCGCGCAGTTTTTTCGAATTCGCGATGTCGCCGTTGTGGCCGAGCGCCAGTTCCCCGTGCGAGGTCGTGACCGTGAACGGTTGCGCGTTCTCCAACGCCGATGCCCCCGTGGTCGAATAACGGACGTGGCCGATCCCTACGTTCCCGTCGAGCGTTTGGAGCACTTCCGGAGTGAAGACGTTCTCGACGAGGCCCATCCCGCGGAAGGTCTGCGTGCGCCCGGGTCGTACGCCGGGCCCGCCGTTGGTCCTCTCCTCGCCGGCGGAGGACCCGTTGTGCACCGCGATGCCCGACGATTCCTGGCCACGGTGCTGAAGAGACCGTAGACCATAGAAGATGAGGAGCGAAACGGAGCCCGACTTCGAAGCGATTCCGAAGATGCCGCACTTGTCCTTGGCTTCGCCTGGCACTGGGTCCCATTATTCTGAAGGACGCCGCCTTTATACGGGTTTCGTAGGCGGGTCGCGGGTCGTGGGACCGACGCCCTCGAAGGCGGCCTGAGAAGCGCTGCCGGACGCCTTTTCCGGGGGAAGGGTTCAAGTATCCACAGGGATACAGGCGTGAACCAAATGACCGACCGCGTTCTCTTCGCCGTAGCGGCAATGGCCATCGTCCTTTCGGGCACCGTGAGCGCCGGCACCGAAAAGGCGCCCGAGCTCGTGGACGCTGCCATGGACACGGCCCGGCCCGACGAATCGCAATCCACGGACATCATCGCGGGCTGGATCGAGAAGGAGGAAGAGGCGTCGTTCACGACCGTCATCAAGGTCCAGACGCTCGACTTGAACCTCGCGGCTGTGACCGGTTTCTCATTCGCGTTCAAGTACCGCGGCCTCGACTACGCGACGTCGGCCTTCCTCATCCCGGGCTCGCCCCCCGACTTCTCCTACGGTCACTGGGACGAGGATGCGGGCTTCACCTACGATTCGAACGCGACCACAGGCACGGTCACCGCCGGGTCCCCCGGCTACGTACGCGTCGTGTTCAAGAAGGACCACTTCACGTCGGAGCCCCACGGCAACGCCGCTGCGGTCGCCTACAAGGACCCGCCGACCATCGAGAAGATCGCGGTGACGACGATCGACGGCAAGGCCTTCACGCCTCTCATCCTGCTCTTCCTCGTGAACGTCGACCCCTTTAGCGTCGCGCCGGCCCTTAGCTCGCCTCCGCCGGCGCTTTACAATTCAGACTCCGCCACCGCCACGAAGAACTACGTGATGACGCTCGGGGTCCCCGACGCGCCCGTCGTCGAGCCCTTGCTGGCCATCGAGCCGTTGAACGCGTCTGGCCATACCGAGCCGCTCTCCGATGATGCGACGGCGCCGCCGGTCGCCAATACGCCGGGCCCAGAGGCCTGGATGCTCGCGGCGGCGCTATCGGCGGCCATTGTCATAAGGCGTCGCCGGTAGAGCAGGCCGTCGTCCTTTCCTCGGCGGCCCCGCGCTCACTTTCGAACATCCCCCCTTAGCCTTAAGACGGGCCTTTAGGTTCCCATCTTGATGGCCATGGCCCTCAAGAAACCCGTCGGTGTGAACGTGATGCTTGGAGTCGAGAACGTCGAGAAGACCGCGCACTTCTGGGAAGAGAACTTCGGGGCGAAGATCCGCGACCAGATGAAGGCCCCAGATGGGACCTGGGTCCACGCGGGAACGAAGTTCGGCGAGTCCTACATCATGTGGGCCACGATCTCGCAGCCCGGAAGCATGAAGAAGGAGGACTGGCAGGCGTGGTCGGCAAAGCCTCGTTACAACGGCGTCAACGTCTACGTGAACGTGAAGAACGTGACGAAAGTCTGGGAGACGGCGAAGGCGAATGGAGCAGAGATCCGCGAACCCCTCACGGACCAGTTCTGGGGAGATCGGAACTTCACGTGCGTCGACAACAACGGCATCCTGGTGACCTTTGCCGAGAAGGTGAAGAACGTGACCGCGAAGCAGATGGCGAAGGCGCTCAAGGAATCGGGCCGCCCGCAGTAAGCGTTTGGTAATACTGGTCCAACCCTCCGCTCATGGCGTAATCGCGGGACATCGTCGATTGCGCCCTGAGGCCGGCGGTGAGCGTCCGCGCGCCGCATGTCTTCGCACGGCTGGTTCTGCAGGTTCTCGAGGCCCGGTGTCGTCTGGTTCATGCCTGTTTCTTGCGACCCTTGGTCGGACTGAACGAGATGACCTTGATGCCGAGCTTTCTTGCGGCCTGCAACTGCCTGTCATCAGCGGAGACAAGGGTTCCTCCGGTGGAGACGGCTGCCTCTAGGTACTCCGCGTCGTAGTACGTCACGCCGGTGGCGGCATCCCAGACGCGATCGTCGTCGGTGTTCAACGGAATCAGGTCGATTCCGAGGAAGACGGCGCGGTGAAGCTCCTTGGCCTCGGCGACCTTCAGGTCGCGACACTCTTTCTGTATGACCCGTCCGAGCTCGCTGTATGCGATGTGTGGAGCTTGAAGCGCCATGCCTTTCGCCGAGGTTTCGCTAAGCCAGGCCCGAAACTCCTCCGATCCCGCCTCATCGAGGAACGATTTTGCCAAAGCGCTGGCATCCAAGACGAACATCCTAGTGCTCCTCGCGAGCTTCCCGTACGACGTCAGCCACGGGACGACTTGCGGGCCGCCGGTACTTCGCAAGGGTGGCGTTGCGACGATCGATTCGGAGTCTTTCTGCGAGCTTCGTGAGGTCCTCCTTCACGGTCTCGGCGATCTTGACTCCCGCCTCGTCGAGCTCGTGCTGTAGCGCATCTGGAATACGCACGCTGATTACACCCATGTGTTTACATGGTTGTAAGACAAGATAAAGTTTACTGCTGGTTCTTACGGCCCAGGAGGGAAGTTGGTTGCACGGCGTGGGCGCCTT belongs to Euryarchaeota archaeon and includes:
- a CDS encoding exo-alpha-sialidase, with protein sequence MGKNVRGLSTLAIVLPLLGVSLAGCVSPTSSMTPTDTSLPVNLAPVVEAVGAQISVVGDSVVLVWSGKVTPPAAIWRPDTGPTPVPLPVPIPSSVSKPRLPDDPLNYVDLDFTLPPDVTIVQGNLTWMDGAATLGFRVLNESGTTWCGAPSIGRNARAGECWATLYGDRSEVRDWRLRVSAISRIGDAVPVDFAARLTLRNVTLPILGSPVPVGTQAPLQFGTPVLVDAEKRTGEPSIAVSPKGTIYVAAPTGPQESLWQSMDGGMSFTRIKIHHDVRSDQMGALSDPGSIYTVGGGDSDVAVTGEDTIYFSDQQGGSGETVSSSHDGGKTWFTNPGGAQYPAQPNPASFYPVSPPALPVAAPGLPIGAPYSADRQWLVVDGADHVWLGFNGRDGATVTHSFDGGKTFSGRTIIPEDDCFRGNLARAPDGTLYLAGCNDDGPGVATSTDMGKTFVWHNVAKRNGETNTSFCFPCHIFTVVTADAGGNVYTAWSDETDSNGGLSIWISHSSDKGATWSPPQKVNNNPGTYLLPWLTAGAAGKVALSFYGTAFVGHPEKVLGEWYTILAITENGLDDDATWVESAASPELIQYGPVCMRGSACGNARNLLDFFQIQADKDGLIHMAYVDGSAGGTARLSKIMYVRQTGGLSLGGPSVDKNGGK
- the purF gene encoding amidophosphoribosyltransferase, with translation MPGEAKDKCGIFGIASKSGSVSLLIFYGLRSLQHRGQESSGIAVHNGSSAGEERTNGGPGVRPGRTQTFRGMGLVENVFTPEVLQTLDGNVGIGHVRYSTTGASALENAQPFTVTTSHGELALGHNGDIANSKKLREELKAKGWAFQTSSDSEVAVRMIANELSETGNVVRAIRSVMKRLSGAYSFIILFKDRVYAVRDPHAIRPLCIGELPDGGFVAASESVALDVVSAKFLRDMEPGEIVEISEEGLKAFPGTAAESTAHCQFEFVYFARADSVMDGKNVHDVRIRLGEILAEEAPARADVVVPVPDSGRTHALGFARKSGIPFMEGLMKNRYIHRTFIMPEQQARDIGVKLKLNPVPSVIKGKRVVLVDDSIVRGTTTRRIVTLLREAGAKEVHLRIGSPPIKSPCYLGVDMPTREQLIAASRSEKEIAAFIGADSLAYLSVEGLVRSIGMDNGDLCLGCLTGEYPVEIPGEKHRLQKTLF
- a CDS encoding type II toxin-antitoxin system VapC family toxin → MFVLDASALAKSFLDEAGSEEFRAWLSETSAKGMALQAPHIAYSELGRVIQKECRDLKVAEAKELHRAVFLGIDLIPLNTDDDRVWDAATGVTYYDAEYLEAAVSTGGTLVSADDRQLQAARKLGIKVISFSPTKGRKKQA
- a CDS encoding VOC family protein translates to MAMALKKPVGVNVMLGVENVEKTAHFWEENFGAKIRDQMKAPDGTWVHAGTKFGESYIMWATISQPGSMKKEDWQAWSAKPRYNGVNVYVNVKNVTKVWETAKANGAEIREPLTDQFWGDRNFTCVDNNGILVTFAEKVKNVTAKQMAKALKESGRPQ
- a CDS encoding RDD family protein; protein product: MEIDQAAKRLLEDYADSVARRSGLPDRERLDARLELYSHLFDVASTRVSAEGGSIITQDHARLAIHSLGTPDEVDAAFFAPKRAKLERAPFTPRAIAYLIDFVIVAIATGLVVRPLVSIILDPVGYSCSIDPFQFRCSAGTPILGAFRGADELFGILYFALIFAAFEATRGQTPGKIVMQLRTATEHGGPVGWKAAFIRNFTKGFPPLVLADTLLGHFAFGDKKERVSDRYAGTVVVREVR